In Sphingopyxis sp. CCNWLW2, a single window of DNA contains:
- a CDS encoding homogentisate 1,2-dioxygenase: MSTRKMHIGVAALLCALGSGSAVQAAPEAPARAACPAAPILPPELADWARGASSKTIYAYGADLAADWSPLGAARTELPLHRFESLRYGVAPERKPDVHKFGGMIPIDVKKPGRLVVALDAGAWIDLVRDGAVVKSVTHGHGPACSGIRKMVEFDVTPGRYLLQIVNAPTASIRAMAVLRD, translated from the coding sequence ATGAGCACGAGAAAAATGCATATCGGTGTCGCGGCGCTGCTTTGCGCGCTCGGTAGCGGAAGCGCGGTTCAAGCGGCTCCGGAAGCGCCCGCGCGCGCGGCGTGTCCCGCCGCCCCGATATTGCCGCCCGAACTTGCCGATTGGGCGCGGGGAGCATCGAGCAAGACGATCTACGCCTATGGCGCCGATCTCGCGGCCGATTGGTCGCCGCTCGGCGCGGCGCGGACGGAACTGCCGCTGCATCGCTTCGAAAGCCTGCGCTATGGGGTCGCGCCCGAGCGCAAGCCCGACGTGCATAAATTCGGCGGCATGATACCGATCGACGTGAAGAAGCCGGGGCGGCTCGTCGTCGCGCTCGACGCGGGGGCGTGGATCGACCTCGTCCGCGACGGCGCGGTGGTGAAATCGGTCACGCACGGCCACGGACCGGCCTGTTCGGGCATTCGCAAGATGGTCGAATTCGACGTGACGCCGGGACGCTATCTGCTCCAGATCGTCAACGCGCCGACGGCGTCGATCCGCGCGATGGCGGTGCTGCGCGACTGA
- a CDS encoding nucleotide pyrophosphatase/phosphodiesterase family protein produces the protein MNRLFSLLLALLLPLAAHAQEGNARKPVTILISIDGFRADYLGRGLTPNLSRLAAEGAHGKLRPSFPTKTFPNHYAIVTGKRPDNHGIVGNNMIDPRRPDVRFSLGDPKQSLDPFWWDEAEPAWVTAGKAGVRSATMFWPGSEVAIHTSRPPDWLRYDANIGYVQRVNTVLDWMRRPADIRPAFVTLYFEAVDDAGHKFGPDSVEVNAAISDVDARVGDLVAGLAAMRQPVRILVVADHGMRAIDESRTIQLADLIDLPSIIAVETGPYAAIEPAAGTDNRVYDALLKPHDHMTCNRREELPKRLHYGRNPRVAAIICIAEPGWSIIAGTPTWPVKGGAHGYDNQDPEMLALFVASGTGLKGDVGIVDNIEVYPLLMRLIGATPLPSDATGELAKRLP, from the coding sequence ATGAACCGCCTTTTCTCGCTACTGCTCGCCCTCCTCCTTCCCCTCGCCGCGCACGCGCAGGAGGGAAACGCGCGCAAGCCCGTGACGATCCTGATCTCGATCGACGGTTTTCGTGCCGATTATCTGGGTCGCGGCCTCACGCCGAACCTGTCGCGTCTCGCCGCGGAGGGCGCGCACGGCAAGCTGCGTCCGTCCTTCCCAACCAAGACCTTCCCCAACCATTATGCGATCGTCACCGGCAAGCGGCCCGACAATCATGGCATCGTCGGCAACAATATGATCGACCCGCGGCGCCCCGACGTGCGCTTCAGCCTTGGCGATCCGAAACAGTCGCTCGATCCCTTCTGGTGGGATGAGGCCGAGCCCGCGTGGGTAACTGCCGGCAAGGCCGGCGTGCGGAGCGCGACGATGTTCTGGCCGGGCAGCGAGGTCGCGATCCATACGAGCCGCCCGCCCGACTGGCTGCGCTACGATGCGAACATCGGCTATGTGCAGCGGGTGAACACGGTCCTCGACTGGATGCGCCGCCCCGCCGATATCCGGCCCGCTTTCGTGACGCTCTATTTCGAGGCGGTCGACGATGCAGGACACAAATTCGGTCCCGACAGCGTCGAGGTGAACGCGGCGATTTCCGACGTCGATGCGCGTGTCGGCGATCTCGTCGCGGGCCTCGCCGCGATGCGACAGCCCGTACGCATATTGGTCGTCGCCGACCACGGGATGCGCGCGATCGACGAAAGCCGCACCATCCAGCTTGCCGACCTGATCGACCTTCCCAGCATCATCGCGGTCGAAACGGGCCCCTATGCCGCGATCGAGCCCGCCGCCGGCACCGATAACCGCGTGTATGACGCGCTGCTGAAACCACACGACCATATGACGTGCAACCGTCGCGAGGAATTGCCGAAGCGGCTGCACTATGGCCGGAACCCGCGTGTCGCGGCGATCATCTGTATCGCCGAGCCCGGCTGGTCGATCATCGCGGGCACGCCGACCTGGCCCGTCAAGGGCGGCGCGCACGGCTATGACAATCAGGACCCCGAGATGCTCGCGCTGTTCGTCGCGAGCGGCACCGGCCTGAAAGGCGATGTCGGGATCGTCGACAATATCGAGGTCTATCCGCTGCTGATGCGGCTGATCGGTGCCACGCCGCTGCCGAGCGACGCGACGGGCGAACTCGCCAAGCGCCTGCCCTGA
- a CDS encoding rod shape-determining protein MreD yields the protein MKQKGPRLGEPASLWRMRFVPIASVMFASALPLMLPLIANSPVLPPLGLLFFLCWQLLRAEMWPVWIGLPLGLWDDLFSGAPIGTAMGLWTVASIAIAYSSQRIYWRGFFHDWAIAAASVAIIQSLAALITHPHAATGRVLGLVVPQIIVSALLVPLFMRLTGKFDNFRLKRR from the coding sequence ATGAAGCAGAAGGGTCCGCGCCTCGGCGAACCGGCATCGCTGTGGCGGATGCGCTTCGTTCCGATTGCGAGCGTGATGTTCGCCTCGGCGCTGCCGCTGATGCTGCCGCTGATCGCCAATTCGCCGGTGCTGCCGCCGCTCGGGCTGCTCTTCTTCCTGTGCTGGCAGCTGCTGCGCGCCGAAATGTGGCCCGTGTGGATCGGGCTGCCGCTCGGCCTGTGGGACGATCTGTTCAGCGGCGCACCGATCGGCACCGCGATGGGGCTGTGGACAGTCGCCAGCATCGCGATCGCCTATTCGTCGCAGCGCATCTATTGGCGCGGCTTTTTTCACGACTGGGCGATTGCCGCGGCGTCGGTCGCGATCATTCAGTCGCTCGCCGCGCTGATCACCCACCCGCATGCCGCGACCGGGCGCGTGCTCGGCCTTGTGGTGCCGCAGATCATCGTCTCCGCCCTGCTCGTCCCGCTGTTCATGCGTCTGACCGGCAAGTTTGACAATTTCCGCCTGAAACGCCGATAG
- the mutL gene encoding DNA mismatch repair endonuclease MutL: protein MSIRRLPEKLVNRIAAGEVVERPAAALKELVENAIDAGSTRISVRIAEGGIARLEVEDDGCGMTAADMALALERHATSKLPDDAIEDVTTLGFRGEALPSIASVARLTLESRVAGGDGWKRVVDNGAVLAEGPAALGKGTRVMVEDLFARVPARRKFLRSGRSEYAACLDVVKRLAMARPDIGFTVEHDGRRVLDVQGGQDQLTRVAALTQRDLATNSIGVDVDRGEVHLGGVISLPTYNRGIADHQYLFVNGRPVKDRLLVGALRGAYADLLARDRHPVVALFLDVPTSEVDVNVHPAKTEVRFRDPQLVRGMIVGGLRRALDEHGFRSVQRPAEAALAAWQQEPVAPQPPAPTLFAAHLPYPHAPATHLFGAEGDLATTALLHDRIVDFAPPPGALPMGRAEPATAPVPEAEAHPLGIARGQIAKTYIVAEAEDGLVIVDQHAAHERLVLEQLRRGMGGQAVPSQGLLLPEVVELDEPACDRLEAAAPQLAALGVELERFGPAAVMVRATPAMLGAINCQKLVTDIADDLAGYDAALGLSERLELVAATMACHGSVRAGRTLSVAEMNALLRTMEVTPHSGQCNHGRPTWVKLAMDDVEKLFGRK, encoded by the coding sequence ATGTCAATACGTCGCCTGCCGGAAAAGCTAGTAAATCGGATCGCAGCCGGTGAAGTGGTCGAAAGACCTGCCGCGGCGCTCAAGGAACTGGTTGAAAATGCGATCGATGCCGGTTCGACTCGCATTTCGGTGCGAATCGCCGAGGGCGGGATCGCGCGGCTGGAGGTCGAGGATGACGGGTGCGGCATGACCGCCGCCGACATGGCGCTCGCGCTCGAACGCCATGCGACCTCGAAGCTGCCCGACGATGCGATCGAGGATGTCACGACATTGGGTTTTCGCGGTGAGGCGCTGCCGTCGATCGCGAGCGTCGCGCGGCTGACGCTCGAAAGCCGTGTCGCGGGCGGCGACGGCTGGAAACGCGTCGTCGACAATGGCGCGGTGCTGGCCGAAGGGCCCGCCGCGCTCGGCAAGGGCACACGCGTGATGGTCGAGGATCTGTTTGCGCGCGTTCCCGCACGGCGCAAATTCCTGCGTAGCGGGCGCAGCGAATATGCCGCCTGCCTCGACGTTGTGAAGCGGCTCGCGATGGCACGCCCCGACATCGGCTTCACCGTCGAGCATGACGGGCGGCGCGTGCTCGACGTGCAGGGCGGGCAGGACCAGCTGACGCGCGTCGCGGCGCTCACCCAGCGCGATCTCGCCACGAACAGCATCGGGGTCGATGTCGACCGCGGCGAGGTGCATCTGGGCGGCGTGATCAGCCTGCCGACCTACAATCGCGGCATCGCCGACCATCAATATCTGTTCGTCAACGGCCGCCCGGTGAAGGACCGGTTGCTCGTCGGCGCGCTGCGCGGTGCCTATGCCGACCTGCTCGCGCGTGATCGCCATCCCGTCGTCGCGCTGTTCCTCGACGTGCCGACGAGCGAGGTTGATGTGAACGTCCATCCGGCGAAGACCGAGGTGCGTTTTCGCGATCCGCAGCTCGTTCGCGGGATGATCGTCGGCGGCCTCCGCCGTGCGCTCGACGAACATGGTTTCCGGAGCGTCCAGCGCCCCGCCGAAGCCGCGCTGGCGGCGTGGCAGCAGGAACCGGTGGCGCCGCAGCCGCCCGCGCCGACCTTGTTCGCCGCGCATCTGCCTTATCCGCACGCCCCGGCGACGCATCTCTTCGGGGCGGAGGGCGATCTCGCGACGACGGCGTTGCTGCACGACCGCATCGTCGATTTCGCGCCGCCGCCGGGTGCGCTCCCGATGGGTCGCGCCGAGCCGGCGACCGCGCCGGTGCCCGAGGCCGAGGCGCACCCGCTCGGCATCGCGCGCGGGCAGATCGCGAAAACCTATATCGTCGCCGAGGCCGAAGACGGGCTGGTCATCGTCGACCAGCACGCCGCGCACGAGCGCCTCGTGCTCGAGCAACTCCGCCGCGGCATGGGCGGGCAGGCGGTGCCGTCGCAGGGGCTGCTGCTGCCCGAGGTGGTCGAACTCGACGAGCCCGCGTGCGACCGGCTCGAAGCCGCGGCGCCGCAACTCGCGGCGCTCGGCGTCGAGCTCGAACGCTTCGGCCCCGCCGCGGTGATGGTGCGCGCCACGCCGGCGATGCTGGGCGCGATCAACTGCCAGAAGCTCGTCACCGACATCGCCGACGACCTCGCGGGCTATGACGCCGCGCTCGGGCTCAGCGAACGGCTCGAACTGGTCGCCGCGACGATGGCGTGCCATGGTTCGGTGCGGGCAGGGCGAACGCTGAGCGTCGCCGAAATGAACGCGCTGCTCCGCACGATGGAGGTCACGCCGCACAGCGGCCAGTGCAACCATGGCCGGCCGACGTGGGTGAAGCTCGCGATGGACGATGTCGAGAAATTGTTCGGGAGAAAGTAG
- a CDS encoding MBL fold metallo-hydrolase, whose product MYFASFRDGEGCKSYIVGCTETCAAAIIDPALDLVDRYIGEVNRQGLRVRYIIDTHTHADHFSGAQALKQAFGAPIVMHRFSPSPYVDLHVEDGHSLPLGAMRMKIWHTPGHTRDSMAIHVEDRVFTGDTLLIGGTGRSDLPSGDPEQLFDSLFGKLLTLPDETLVFPAHDYKGRESSTIGDERQTNPRLAKTGRADFVALMNNLNLSAPMHLTEALRTNMSGGKTVRQLLAEAGAKVPFMGLDELSRRIAARANDFVILDVREKDAFGAGHVPGATHLPRGQLELRVNDVLPDPGVEILTVCEFGKISTLAAATLRELGFERATALDGGMKAWRDGGYPVEGAGD is encoded by the coding sequence ATGTATTTTGCGAGTTTTCGCGATGGAGAGGGCTGCAAATCCTATATTGTCGGTTGCACCGAAACATGCGCCGCGGCGATCATCGATCCCGCGCTCGATCTCGTCGATCGCTATATCGGGGAGGTGAACAGGCAGGGGCTGCGCGTCCGCTACATCATCGACACCCACACCCATGCCGACCATTTCTCGGGCGCTCAGGCGTTGAAGCAGGCATTCGGGGCGCCGATCGTCATGCATCGTTTCTCGCCGTCGCCCTATGTCGACCTGCATGTCGAGGACGGCCATTCGTTGCCGCTCGGCGCGATGCGGATGAAGATATGGCATACGCCCGGGCACACGCGCGATTCGATGGCGATCCATGTTGAGGACCGGGTCTTTACCGGCGACACGCTGCTGATTGGCGGGACGGGGCGCAGCGACCTGCCCAGCGGCGACCCCGAGCAGCTGTTCGACAGCCTGTTCGGCAAGCTGCTGACGCTGCCCGACGAAACGCTCGTCTTTCCGGCGCACGACTATAAGGGGCGCGAAAGCAGCACGATCGGTGACGAGCGGCAGACCAACCCGCGCCTTGCCAAGACCGGGCGCGCCGATTTCGTCGCGCTGATGAACAATCTCAACCTGTCGGCGCCGATGCACCTGACCGAAGCGCTGCGCACCAACATGTCGGGCGGCAAGACTGTGCGCCAGTTGCTTGCGGAGGCGGGCGCGAAGGTGCCCTTCATGGGACTCGACGAATTGAGCCGTCGCATCGCGGCGCGCGCCAATGATTTCGTCATCCTCGACGTGCGCGAAAAGGATGCGTTCGGGGCGGGTCATGTCCCCGGCGCGACGCACCTGCCGCGCGGGCAGCTCGAACTGCGCGTCAACGATGTGCTGCCCGATCCGGGGGTCGAGATTCTGACCGTGTGCGAATTTGGCAAGATATCGACGCTCGCCGCGGCGACCTTGCGCGAGCTGGGGTTCGAGCGCGCGACCGCGCTCGACGGTGGGATGAAGGCGTGGCGCGATGGCGGCTATCCGGTCGAGGGCGCGGGCGATTGA
- the mreC gene encoding rod shape-determining protein MreC, whose amino-acid sequence MVRPAHRRPGQSRKAQYSLFVAYVIAVTGAVAGLLLAILSVVDPVGFAQLRVASQEIAAPVARASRSVIGSISGIDDTVGAYVAAGTQNRRLRKELADTRRELVATSSLQEENRQLKALLKLQETDKTALANGYLLTSTSTSSKRIALLSIGRNLGVAAGQPVRGADGLIGRVLGAGPSVSQVLLLTDVDNIVPVRRARDGLPALASGRGNGDLDVRTLNIANNPFKPGDILVTSGTGGLYPPNIPVAIVVRRQDDGALARPLADPGKVDAVSVLRPYTPDNIEAQGLPGPATPTAAAPAATKAP is encoded by the coding sequence ATGGTCCGCCCGGCACATCGACGTCCGGGGCAATCCCGAAAGGCTCAGTACAGCCTGTTCGTTGCCTATGTCATCGCGGTGACAGGGGCGGTGGCGGGTCTGTTGCTGGCGATCCTGTCGGTCGTTGATCCCGTCGGCTTCGCCCAATTGCGTGTGGCGAGCCAGGAAATCGCCGCGCCCGTCGCGCGCGCGTCGCGCTCGGTGATCGGGTCGATTTCGGGCATCGACGATACGGTCGGCGCCTATGTCGCCGCTGGCACACAGAACCGGCGGCTGCGCAAGGAGCTTGCCGACACGCGACGCGAGCTCGTCGCGACCAGTTCGCTGCAGGAAGAAAACCGCCAGCTCAAGGCCTTGCTGAAGCTGCAGGAAACCGACAAGACCGCGCTCGCCAACGGTTATCTGCTCACCTCGACCTCGACGAGCAGCAAGCGCATCGCGCTGCTCAGCATCGGGCGCAATCTCGGTGTTGCCGCGGGCCAGCCGGTGCGCGGCGCCGACGGGCTGATCGGCCGCGTGCTCGGCGCCGGCCCATCGGTGTCGCAGGTGCTGCTGCTCACCGACGTCGACAATATCGTTCCCGTGCGCCGCGCGCGCGACGGGCTGCCCGCGCTCGCCAGCGGCCGCGGCAACGGCGACCTCGACGTCCGCACGCTCAACATCGCGAACAACCCGTTCAAACCGGGCGACATCCTCGTCACCTCGGGCACCGGCGGGCTCTATCCGCCCAATATCCCCGTCGCGATCGTCGTGCGGCGCCAGGACGACGGCGCGCTCGCCCGCCCGCTCGCCGACCCGGGCAAGGTCGATGCGGTGTCGGTGCTGCGCCCCTACACCCCCGACAATATCGAGGCGCAGGGACTGCCTGGCCCCGCAACGCCCACTGCCGCCGCACCGGCCGCCACCAAAGCACCATGA
- a CDS encoding rod shape-determining protein — translation MSFFSRWLKFNSQDMAIDLGTANTVVYVRGKGIVLNEPSVVAVETLNGIKRVKAVGDDAKLMMGKTPDSIEAIRPLRDGVIADIDVAEQMIKHFITKVHGGKPNAFRSPEIVICVPSGSTSVERRAIRDAASNAGASEVWLIEEPMAAAIGADMPVTEPIGSMVVDIGGGTTEVAVLSLRGLAYTTSVRAGGDKMDEAIVSYVRRHHNLLIGEATAERIKKDFGIARIPADGVGLTIHIKGRDLVNGVPKEISINQAQIAEALSEPIGTIVEGVRIALENTAPELAADIVDQGIVLTGGGALIAELDELLKDATGLPVTVAEDPLTCVAIGTGRAMEDPAFRGVLQQA, via the coding sequence ATGTCCTTCTTTTCTCGCTGGCTTAAATTCAACTCCCAAGACATGGCTATCGACCTCGGCACCGCGAACACGGTCGTGTACGTGCGCGGCAAGGGCATCGTGCTGAACGAGCCTTCGGTCGTCGCGGTCGAGACGCTGAACGGGATCAAGCGAGTGAAGGCCGTCGGCGACGACGCCAAGCTGATGATGGGCAAGACCCCCGACAGCATCGAGGCGATCCGTCCGCTGCGCGACGGCGTGATCGCCGACATCGACGTCGCCGAACAGATGATCAAGCACTTCATCACCAAGGTGCACGGCGGCAAGCCCAATGCGTTCCGCAGCCCCGAAATCGTGATCTGCGTTCCTTCGGGATCGACCAGCGTCGAACGCCGCGCGATCCGCGACGCCGCGTCGAACGCGGGCGCGAGCGAAGTGTGGCTGATCGAGGAACCGATGGCCGCCGCGATCGGCGCCGACATGCCCGTCACCGAACCGATCGGCTCGATGGTCGTCGACATCGGCGGCGGCACGACCGAAGTCGCGGTGCTCTCGCTCCGCGGCCTCGCTTACACCACGTCGGTCCGTGCCGGCGGCGACAAGATGGACGAAGCGATCGTCTCTTACGTTCGCCGACACCATAATCTGCTGATCGGCGAAGCGACCGCCGAGCGGATCAAGAAGGATTTCGGCATCGCGCGCATTCCCGCCGATGGCGTTGGCCTGACGATCCACATCAAGGGCCGCGACCTTGTCAACGGCGTGCCCAAGGAAATCTCGATCAACCAGGCGCAGATCGCCGAAGCGCTGTCCGAACCGATCGGCACGATCGTCGAGGGCGTCCGCATCGCGCTGGAAAATACCGCCCCCGAACTCGCCGCTGACATCGTCGATCAGGGTATCGTGCTCACCGGTGGCGGCGCGCTGATCGCCGAGCTCGACGAACTGCTCAAGGATGCGACCGGCCTGCCGGTCACCGTCGCCGAAGACCCGCTGACCTGCGTCGCGATCGGCACCGGCCGCGCGATGGAAGACCCCGCCTTCCGCGGCGTGTTGCAGCAGGCCTGA